A genomic region of Streptomyces sp. NBC_00237 contains the following coding sequences:
- the folK gene encoding 2-amino-4-hydroxy-6-hydroxymethyldihydropteridine diphosphokinase gives MKPMQSDPTVQPVPSSVTEQVDAADITLSNPKWAVIGLGSNLGNRLETLQGAVDLLEDTPGVRVKAVSPVYETEPWGVETGSQPSYFNAVIRVKTTLPPSSLLERGQAIEEAFDRVREERWGPRTIDVDILSYADVVSDDPVLTLPHPRAHERGFVLAPWHDVDPEGQVPGRGPVAELLAAVSTEGVQARADLELRLPE, from the coding sequence ATGAAGCCCATGCAGAGCGACCCCACCGTCCAGCCGGTTCCCAGCTCGGTCACGGAGCAGGTCGACGCCGCCGACATCACCCTCTCCAACCCGAAGTGGGCCGTGATCGGCCTCGGCAGCAACCTCGGCAACCGCCTGGAGACCCTCCAGGGCGCGGTCGACCTCCTGGAGGACACCCCCGGCGTCCGCGTCAAAGCGGTCTCCCCGGTGTACGAGACGGAGCCGTGGGGCGTCGAGACCGGTTCCCAGCCCTCGTACTTCAACGCGGTGATCCGGGTGAAGACCACCCTGCCGCCGTCCTCGCTCCTGGAGCGCGGCCAGGCCATCGAGGAGGCGTTCGACCGCGTCCGCGAGGAGCGCTGGGGCCCCCGCACCATCGACGTCGACATCCTGTCGTACGCCGACGTCGTCTCCGACGACCCGGTCCTGACCCTCCCCCACCCCCGCGCCCACGAGCGCGGCTTCGTGCTGGCCCCCTGGCACGACGTGGACCCCGAGGGACAGGTCCCCGGCCGGGGCCCGGTCGCCGAGCTCCTCGCCGCCGTCTCCACCGAGGGCGTACAGGCCCGCGCCGACCTGGAACTCCGACTGCCCGAGTAG
- a CDS encoding DUF3180 domain-containing protein yields MKQLRLGVLIGLFAGASVVSWAGARLWASIDTLPGVPVAAPIVLALIAAVLLATAIALRSRLRAQRERRPGAKGVDPMLAARAVVFGQASALVAALVAGLYGGVGVHLLTEALDLPARRDQALYAGLAVLAGAAVVAAAFFLERVLRLPEDDEGAPAADAA; encoded by the coding sequence GTGAAGCAACTACGGCTCGGAGTACTGATCGGCCTGTTCGCCGGGGCCTCCGTGGTGTCCTGGGCGGGCGCCCGGCTGTGGGCCTCGATCGACACGCTGCCCGGCGTGCCGGTCGCCGCGCCGATCGTGCTGGCCCTGATCGCCGCGGTCCTGCTGGCGACGGCCATCGCCCTGCGCTCCCGGCTCCGCGCCCAGCGCGAGCGCAGGCCGGGCGCGAAGGGCGTCGACCCGATGCTGGCGGCCCGCGCCGTCGTCTTCGGCCAGGCGAGCGCCCTGGTCGCCGCCCTCGTCGCCGGTCTGTACGGCGGCGTGGGCGTCCATCTGCTCACCGAGGCCCTCGACCTCCCGGCCCGCCGCGACCAGGCCCTGTACGCGGGCCTGGCGGTCCTGGCGGGTGCGGCGGTGGTCGCCGCGGCCTTCTTCCTGGAGCGCGTCCTGCGCCTCCCCGAGGACGACGAGGGGGCCCCGGCGGCCGACGCCGCCTGA
- the folE gene encoding GTP cyclohydrolase I FolE: MTDPVTLDGEATVGEFDEKRAENAVRELLFAVGEDPDREGLRATPGRVARAYKEIYAGLWQKPEDVLTTTFDLGHDEMVLVKDIEVMSTCEHHLVPFHGVAHVGYIPSSDGKITGLSKLARLVDVFARRPQVQERLTTQVADSLMEILEPRGVIVVVECEHMCMTMRGVRKPGAKTITSAVRGQLRDPATRAEAMSLIIAR; the protein is encoded by the coding sequence ATGACCGACCCGGTGACGCTGGACGGCGAGGCCACTGTCGGCGAGTTCGACGAGAAGCGGGCCGAGAACGCGGTGCGCGAGCTCCTCTTCGCCGTGGGGGAGGACCCGGACCGCGAGGGCCTGCGGGCGACCCCGGGCCGGGTGGCACGGGCGTACAAGGAGATATACGCGGGCCTGTGGCAGAAGCCCGAGGACGTCCTGACGACGACCTTCGACCTGGGCCACGACGAGATGGTCCTGGTCAAGGACATCGAGGTCATGTCGACCTGCGAACACCACCTGGTGCCGTTCCACGGCGTCGCGCACGTCGGCTACATCCCGTCGAGCGACGGCAAGATCACCGGTCTGTCGAAGCTGGCCCGGCTGGTGGACGTCTTCGCGCGCCGCCCGCAGGTGCAGGAGCGGCTGACCACGCAGGTCGCGGACTCGCTGATGGAGATCCTGGAGCCTCGCGGCGTGATCGTCGTCGTGGAGTGCGAGCACATGTGCATGACGATGCGCGGGGTCCGCAAGCCGGGCGCGAAGACCATCACCTCGGCGGTCCGCGGCCAGCTCCGCGACCCGGCCACGCGGGCCGAGGCGATGAGCCTGATCATCGCCCGCTGA